In Salmo salar chromosome ssa14, Ssal_v3.1, whole genome shotgun sequence, the sequence CTGGACTCCATACAAGTATATTTGCCTCTCCTCATCACACTCTGAGCAAACTGAGGAGTAAGAGCATGGCTCCTGCTGATGACATCACAGCATTAACACAATTTAGAaaagaaatacaataaaatagTTCACTCTTGAAAGTAATGTAATACATCTTAAAATAACcttaaaataatacattaaaataaaTATGAGGGATTTTCGGTGAAATGCATAAAGTATATTTTACACCTGTTACATTCACCCCTCCTGAATTTTACCAAAATCCTGAATGCATATCAAACAAGGTATGGAACACAAGGGACACCAAACTCTACTGAGTCACTACTGGCACAAGTGAACACCAAGATCTCATCTTTGGTCTCTGCTATACAAGCTATCTGCAGGCAGATTCAGAGGAATCTAAGGTTGATCAGGCCTGAGAACCTCCTGGACAAATACGATGCCAAGTACATCATACAACACTCGTCCTCACATCACATTATCCCTTGACACCATTCTACACATCACTTAGATGGCTTTACATATCCATGAATATTCCTCAGAACAACAGAAGAAATAAAGAAAACCTTTTTTTAAAACAGAGTTAGAAGAGACTGGGACTTCTTTCCTAGTGTGGTGGCTCAGCCCTCCATAGTGAATGGTCTCTGAGCCATTGTCTCAATAAGTCGACTTACAGATTTCACTACCCTGCCAGTGCGTGTTCTGACCACATCTTGCGAATCACGTGAACCCGGTCTTTGTAAGTCTTGGTCACTAGCTAAATCAGCTGGTGCAATTGAGTCAGGAATACCTGAAGGTTCTGTGTCAGGGACTACAGCTACCCTGTCATAGTCAGGAATGCTAATAGCTGTCTCATTATCGAGAGATAGCTGAGCTTGACGGTCTTGAGTTGGATTGTCCCTGCAGCTGTACGCTGACTGTTCTTGCTCCAtctcatctctgactgtctcctgtctctcggAAGATTCCTGACTTGCAGGGTCATATACTCCACTGAGTATCCATGAACTGGTCATATCTCCAGAGCTTTCCTCTTCATCAAAGCCTTAAAGGTCCATTGACTGACGctcataaattcattaggccccaatctatggatttcacaggactgggcaggggcgcagccatgggtgggactGGGAGGGCAAGTGCTCAGCCACAGGGGAGCCAGGccaagccaatcagaatgagtttttccccacaaaagggctttattacagacataaatactcctcagtttcatcagctgtcagggtccctcaggtgaagaagccagatgtggacatcctgggctggcgtggtcacacatggtctgcggttgtgatgccagttggacgtactgccaaattctctaaaataacattggaggcggcttatggtagagaaattaacattaaattatctgccaacagctttggtggactttcctgcagtcagcatgacaattgcacgctccctaaaaacttgacacatctgtggcattgtgttgtgtgacaaaacattttagagCAGCCTTTTATAGTCCTTAAGTGGATGGAttgttttggcaaaggagaaatgctcactagtaGGGATTTAAACAAATTCATGCAAaagaatgagagaaataagctttttgtgcttatgaaAAATGTCTGCCATCTTTtatatcagctcatgaaacattagaccaacactttccatgttgcatttatatttttgttcagtataactaATTTACTTTAGGTAGCTAACTAACTATAGGCTAGCTGGGTGTTACTGCCTAACTAAATTCAATTGTATGGCCTATGTCCTACATTTGAGCTTCTTTGCTCACCCAGTCTACATCTTAATCCAGACAGGATACAAGGCCTCACTTAGTACAATAAACAGGTGCTGTAGAACCATAGCCATTACCCACTAATTTAGGCCAAACCTTATAAGATGTTGCTGTTAAATGCAATATGGTATTTTATGCTCTAAAATGATCAGTTATTTTACTGTTACAGACTCTCACTGGCAAAGAAATAGAGATCGACATTGAGCCCACAGACAAGGTATGAAACATCTACATTAGTCTCATGGATTTGCTTTCTATGTGTAATATTTTGATTACTCATGTCAGCATACATTGCTGGGGAGTGACACCCTAGTAAAGACATTTAGCTTATATGCTCTCTTGTATACATGAAGGTGGAGAGAATTAAAGAAAgagtggaggagaaagagggtaTTCCACCTCAACAACAAAGACTCATCTACAGTGGAAAACAGATGTTAGTGATCAACCCTTCCATCACAATCTTGTCATGAAACATCAGCTCCATTTAATCAAGTGGTGGTATTACATGTTGGATGTTTTATCTGCTCCCATCCCTCAGGAACGATGAGAAGACTGCTGCAGACTACAAGATCCAGGGAGGCTCAGTTCTGCATCTGGTCCTGGCGCTAAGAGGAGGGCTAGTCTGCCACTGTAACAGAATACAACTCATCGTCTAGTGGGCAGTGGGGCCGGCCTTGTGCCAACCCACAAGTTTCTGTCATTGTCACTCACACCATGTTGCAGCACAGAGCAGCGAATTGCCACAATGGTGTGGCACTAAAATTCTTAGGCTTCCTGGGCCTCAGCAAACAAAGGACTTTCTGCTATAATTCTTCTGTGTAGATTGTTTTTGTAACCACCTCTTGCTGTAAGTTTAAGTATTTTGCTTGTGATTAAAAAGGTAAAGTTGACTGTTTTTGTTTTGAAGTACGTGGCTGTATGGCTGCTATTGTAGGAGTGTGTGACTTAGCAGTGCATTGTAAAACTACTTTCCATATAAGCAGTGATAGGAATTCTAAACTCATTGAGGTTTGATAACCTTTAATTAGAAATGACACAACATGGGAGTCGAAGGCAATGCACACAACGGAATTCTCTTTCCGTCTCCATTTCTCCCTCTGGTTCCTTTTAGAGTAGTGGTCTAAAGGGTGGATGTTTTGCTTATTTGCACTGAATCCCATTGAAGCGTACCATTAATATCCACAAACCAATTTATCACTGCAAGTTACTTAACAATTGCGTGGGCAGCCGGTAATAAGGCCCAGAACTTTGGAATATTGGAAAGTTACCAAATTAATTTTCTATTACTTTTGTAACCTTGTGGAGGCACTTCTCAAATATGCATCAGCACATGTATATCAATTATTTGGTATTGCAACAAGATTTGCAATCTCATACAAACCAAGACTATCTAGTGTTTTAAGAACATATGTCACCCATTGTGTATTTTTTTGCTGAAAGAGGTTGAGTAGTGTATACAGGGCAGGGGTCAGGGCCAGTCTTTCTCCTACATTTACTTTCCCTGGGCATAAAAAAAATAACTCCGTAAGCTAAagctatggcaggggaaacactggtTAGGACTGCCTGACTGGCACTGATGCTTCAAAGATACAGCGATATGGGGGAGTTATATTATTCACAGATAAAACAGCAACTCTCACCTCAAAATAAAGTCAATATACACCATAATACCTCAGCTCCAAAAGGAGGTTCTGAGTGACAGGCACAAGGGAAGAGAGAAGCAGCCAAGCAGATGGTAAAGAGAGGTAGGGAGAAGAGCACACCAACGGAAGGCATGTACATCTAGATAAGGCGTAGTGTTAGGGGATGCTGATCATGTGGCTCAGATAGACTACAGAGAATTGTAACACTGAGCCACACCAGTAAGTAGGTCAGTGGTCCTGGAGTGAAAGAAAAGTTGTCAAGCTTTTAACTAGTTTACAAGGTTGCATGAGCCAAAACTTCAAGCTACTCTTAAAATGTATCCCGACGGACCCCTTTCATGTGGACAGTCATGATTACAGTTCTCAGGATTTATTCACCTTCTGATTGGACGAGTCCCACTGGCTCAGGCAGACAGCTGCATATTACTGTTGTTGATTGATGTGACACAGATGACCTGCAACTCCGGAAATACACAGCGAAGCTAGTACCATGTTCAGTAGTGTCATTAATACCGCTAGTTAACCTATGGGAAATGTAATACCAGTAGTCCGAACAGGAGCTGAAAAGGTAGAATGGTGACAATGGCTTTTAGGGTGACGGAGTCTCTTGAGAGTTTATCTACATGAATCCTTGTCAAACTGTAGTGGGACAATTTCCACAGTTCACGAGGGTCAGCCATTTAGAAAAATAACAGAATTAAGagtaatttaaaaaaacatcAGCTTGGATTGACAGAGCATCAGGTTGTAGTGTGGAATAGTTGATTGACAGAGAGGATCCCCTCTATATGATTTACAAACTGCTGTTAGGTAGAATGGGTCCCCACTCCTGGGCCTGGTCAGCTGTCGATCCTTCCACGTACATTGTCTGATGTCTGTGTCAGTGTTGATGGACAGGTTGATTGCAGCGGTCATTACCAGGCGGTGCTTGGGAAGGAGTCGATCTGCACCGTGTCCTGGCAGACAGAGCTCTGGCTGGTGTAGCACACACGCACCCTAATCTTCAGACTCACCTGGGGGGGGGAAAGGAAGTACATTTTTAGTCCATTGTGGGTGTGCGCATGCGTGTGGTGACCATGAACTGACTGAATGAAGACCCACCTTGTTTGGGTTGTTGAGGAGCACAGTCTGGGTCACCTGACCTAAGCCATGCGCAGGGATGACGTCACCACTCGGAGCCTTCATCTGTAACTGGACGCTCTGAGGTGGATGGGAGTGCGAGACAAAGGTCATGAACAGCCTGTAACTAGGACCCAGAGTTTTAAAAAGGTCACAAACAGCCTATAAGTAGGGCCCAGAGTTCTTCCTGGTCAGTTACATGGTCTAGAGGACCCTACTTATGACGTAAAAGCTTGGAATAACAAATACAAAGGTACTCCGACACAAAAGAGATGGGGAAGCAGACCTTGGGTACTGCTGCTTGCAGGGTGAGGCCAGTGATGTCCCCGTCAGTGGAGTTGGTGGCCGTGAGGGTAACAGTCattcctgtgtctgtctgtctgtcagtctgtagtttTAGAGTCACACCGTTCTTCTCATACACTGTAACACTAGGTGGTGCTATggaaacaaagaaaaaaacaaattcTGTCATTGGGAATCTTGGAATTCAACACCAGAAACAAATCATCATTAAATACATTATGaagatgtactgtatattttgTATAAAGCTACAGATGTGTTCATTCCAAAATAGTTGATATTTGACTCCATCtcgccctccatccatctctttgCGACCCCCTGCTCTGCCCATCACCCTCTCTCAGCTGTTGTGTgcgtctcaccaggggtgacatCCAGGCCTCCCAGTAGGTCCAGTAGGTCTCCCCCAGCCGTGCTGCTAGCTGGGCCGGGTGCTGTGCTGGACAGGGACGGGCTGGGCTGGAAAGGCTCCCCAGAACCACCCAGCAGGTCCAACAGATCACACACCTTGACAAGGGAAAGTGAGGGTAAAGATTCCACATTATGTAACATTCAAGAAGTTTAGCTTGAGAAAGTACACGCACAGTATACAatagtaggtcagttctatatatCCAGATAGCTGAAATACCAAAGTTTATTGCAGTCATTTTCATCACTTACCTGATTAGAAGGTTCCTGGGGAAACACTATTTCATGTGTCAGTTTGGTTGGCTCCAACTCTTTGATAGTCCCCCCTGCTGATTCTCCATTGGTATGTCCCGGGGAGCTTTTGTCAATCACCGGCATTCTCTCCAGTACCGCAGCCCTGCGAGCACAGAGAGCTCTCTTAGCAGTGTACTGGGGTGGGATATAGTGGCAACCATGATGCAAAGCCCCACTCACTGGCAATGTACCCATACATAAAATACTACATAAAATATAATACTAGAAATCAAAaacaaattttattagtcacatgtgccgaatacaacaggtgtagcccttagtgaa encodes:
- the LOC106569431 gene encoding NEDD8 isoform X4 — protein: MLIKVKTLTGKEIEIDIEPTDKVERIKERVEEKEGIPPQQQRLIYSGKQMNDEKTAADYKIQGGSVLHLVLALRGGLVCHCNRIQLIV
- the LOC106569431 gene encoding NEDD8 isoform X1 — translated: MTARNGYKYKAKTLTGKEIEIDIEPTDKVERIKERVEEKEGIPPQQQRLIYSGKQMNDEKTAADYKIQGGSVLHLVLALRGGLVCHCNRIQLIV